Proteins from one Arthrobacter sp. Soc17.1.1.1 genomic window:
- a CDS encoding sarcosine oxidase subunit gamma encodes MADTAALNGINGLRDLRRSPASHLSAALEAGSIEGTVVLCEGPFQTMVGLRVDPRSEEGARVAAVAGSLPARCGEVGGTDGVRVLWLGPSEFLVVASEDAHDSLGGTLIGSLTVALGGAPGQVVDLSANRTTFELSGARARAVLEKGCSLDLHPRSFPAGTALSTEVGGIPVVLEKTGEESFRILPRASFADFLGRWLLDAMREYASPEVP; translated from the coding sequence ATGGCTGACACAGCAGCACTCAACGGCATCAATGGACTTCGGGACCTCCGGCGCAGCCCCGCCTCCCATCTGTCCGCGGCGCTGGAGGCCGGCTCCATCGAGGGGACGGTGGTCCTCTGTGAGGGCCCGTTCCAGACCATGGTGGGCCTCCGCGTGGACCCCCGCTCCGAGGAGGGCGCGCGGGTCGCCGCGGTGGCCGGCAGCCTGCCGGCCCGCTGCGGTGAGGTGGGCGGCACCGACGGTGTCCGGGTCCTCTGGCTGGGGCCCTCCGAGTTCCTGGTGGTCGCATCCGAGGACGCCCACGACTCGCTCGGTGGCACCCTCATCGGTTCCCTCACCGTCGCCCTGGGCGGGGCTCCGGGCCAGGTGGTGGACCTGTCCGCGAACCGCACCACGTTCGAACTCTCCGGCGCCCGGGCCCGTGCCGTCCTGGAGAAGGGCTGCTCCCTGGACCTGCACCCGCGCAGCTTTCCTGCGGGAACAGCCCTGAGCACCGAGGTGGGTGGCATCCCGGTGGTCCTCGAGAAGACCGGGGAGGAGAGTTTCCGGATCCTCCCCCGCGCCTCCTTCGCGGACTTCCTGGGCCGGTGGCTCCTCGACGCGATGCGCGAGTACGCCTCGCCGGAGGTTCCCTGA
- a CDS encoding sarcosine oxidase subunit alpha family protein — translation MTSQNARLATGGRIDRTISWRFTVDGEEFTGHPGDTLASALLANGRIAVGNSLYEDRPRGIMSAGVEESNALVKVYPRFLGHVAESMLPATTVTLVDGLAAELLNGLGRLDPEDDRAEYDKKYVHTDVLVIGGGPAGLAAAREAVRTGARVMLMDDQPELGGSLLSGSTAPGLAETIEGKPALDWVADVEAELVSGAESTVLNRTTAFGAYDANYVIAVQNRTDHLSSPAAPGVSRQRIWHVRAAQVVLAPGAHERPLVFENNDRPGIMLASAVRSYLNRYAVAAGQRVVISTTNDSAYALAADLRAAGVEVAAVIDARPSLTGVAAAAVDAGTRVLTGSAVADTAADRTGRLNAVTVRGINDDGELTADVEEIACDLLAVSGGWSPLVHLHSQRQGKLRWDDELAAFVPSTVVPNQQTIGSGRGSFELADVLAEGISAGVSAATAAGFESATQPSALGEPTSSAPTRQLWLVPGQAGTPDEWHSHFVDFQRDQSVADVLRSTGAGMRSVEHIKRYTSISTANDQGKTSGVNAIGVIAAALRTAGEASRGIGDIGTTTYRAPFTPVAFAALAGRQRGELFDPARKTSIHPWHEAHGALFEDVGQWKRPWYYPRAGEDMDAAVLRECAAVRDSVGYMDATTLGKIEIRGKDAGEFLNRIYTNAFKKLAPGSARYGVMCMADGMIFDDGVTLRLDDDRYFMTTTTGGAAKVLDWLEEWLQTEWPELDVHCTSVTEQWSTIAVVGPRSRAVIAKLAPDLAADGGLEAEAFPFMTFRETTLASGVQARICRISFSGELAYEINVPSWYGLNTWEAVAAAGAEFGITPYGTETMHVLRAEKGYPIVGQDTDGTVTPQDAGMEWVVSKAKDFIGKRSYARADAGREDRKHLVSVLPVDRSFRLPEGTQLVEQGISTDPASGPVPMQGFVTSSYSSAALERTFALALIKNGRNRIGETLVAAAGDQLVDVVIAETVLFDPEGTRKDG, via the coding sequence GTGACTTCCCAGAACGCCCGCCTCGCCACCGGCGGACGCATCGACCGCACCATCTCCTGGCGTTTCACCGTGGACGGCGAGGAGTTCACCGGCCACCCCGGCGATACGCTCGCCTCCGCCCTGCTCGCCAATGGTCGGATCGCCGTCGGCAACTCTCTGTACGAGGACCGCCCCCGAGGAATCATGTCCGCCGGAGTCGAGGAATCGAACGCCCTGGTGAAGGTGTACCCACGGTTCCTCGGCCACGTGGCCGAGTCCATGCTCCCGGCCACGACCGTCACCCTGGTGGACGGCCTGGCGGCGGAGCTGCTCAACGGGCTGGGCAGGCTGGACCCGGAGGACGACCGTGCCGAGTACGACAAGAAGTACGTCCACACCGACGTCCTGGTCATCGGCGGCGGTCCCGCCGGCCTGGCCGCCGCCCGCGAGGCCGTTCGCACCGGCGCCCGGGTGATGCTGATGGACGACCAGCCCGAGTTGGGCGGGTCGCTCCTGTCAGGGTCCACGGCTCCCGGGCTGGCTGAGACCATCGAAGGGAAGCCGGCCCTGGACTGGGTGGCGGACGTCGAAGCGGAGCTGGTTTCCGGTGCCGAGTCCACCGTTCTCAACCGGACCACCGCGTTCGGCGCCTACGACGCCAACTACGTGATCGCCGTCCAGAACCGCACCGACCACCTGTCCAGCCCCGCAGCGCCCGGCGTCTCCCGGCAGCGGATCTGGCACGTGCGTGCGGCACAGGTGGTGCTCGCCCCCGGCGCCCACGAACGGCCGCTGGTCTTCGAGAACAACGACCGCCCCGGGATCATGCTGGCCTCCGCCGTCCGCAGCTATCTCAACCGCTACGCCGTCGCCGCCGGACAGCGCGTGGTCATCAGCACCACCAACGACAGCGCCTACGCACTCGCCGCGGACCTGCGCGCCGCCGGCGTGGAGGTGGCGGCCGTCATCGACGCCCGCCCCAGCCTCACCGGGGTGGCAGCCGCAGCCGTGGACGCCGGCACCCGGGTGCTGACCGGCAGTGCGGTGGCGGACACCGCTGCGGACCGCACGGGCCGACTGAACGCCGTCACCGTCCGCGGCATCAACGACGACGGCGAACTCACCGCGGACGTCGAAGAGATCGCCTGCGACCTGCTGGCGGTCTCCGGCGGCTGGAGCCCGCTGGTGCACCTCCACTCCCAGCGGCAGGGCAAGCTGCGCTGGGACGACGAGCTGGCCGCTTTCGTGCCGAGCACCGTGGTCCCGAACCAGCAGACCATCGGCTCCGGGCGCGGCAGCTTCGAACTCGCGGACGTCCTGGCCGAAGGCATCTCCGCGGGCGTATCCGCGGCCACCGCCGCCGGCTTCGAATCCGCCACGCAGCCGTCCGCCCTCGGCGAGCCGACGTCCTCCGCCCCGACCCGCCAGCTGTGGCTGGTCCCGGGCCAGGCCGGCACGCCGGACGAGTGGCATTCCCACTTCGTGGACTTCCAGCGCGACCAGTCCGTGGCCGATGTCCTGCGCTCCACCGGCGCCGGCATGCGCTCCGTGGAACACATCAAGCGCTACACCTCGATCAGTACCGCCAACGACCAGGGCAAGACCTCCGGCGTCAACGCGATCGGCGTCATCGCCGCCGCGCTCCGCACAGCGGGGGAAGCGTCCCGCGGCATCGGCGACATCGGCACGACCACGTACCGCGCACCGTTCACCCCCGTCGCCTTCGCGGCACTCGCCGGGCGCCAGCGCGGCGAACTGTTCGATCCCGCCCGCAAGACGTCCATCCACCCGTGGCACGAGGCGCACGGTGCCCTGTTCGAGGACGTGGGACAGTGGAAGCGCCCCTGGTACTACCCGCGCGCCGGTGAGGACATGGACGCGGCCGTGCTGCGCGAGTGCGCGGCCGTCCGCGACTCCGTCGGCTACATGGACGCCACCACCCTCGGGAAGATCGAGATCCGCGGCAAGGACGCCGGTGAATTCCTCAACCGGATCTACACCAACGCCTTCAAGAAGCTCGCCCCGGGTTCCGCCCGCTACGGCGTCATGTGCATGGCGGACGGAATGATCTTCGACGACGGCGTGACCCTCCGTCTCGATGACGACCGCTACTTCATGACCACCACCACCGGCGGCGCTGCCAAGGTGCTGGACTGGCTGGAGGAATGGCTCCAGACCGAATGGCCCGAGCTCGACGTGCACTGCACCTCGGTGACCGAACAGTGGAGCACCATTGCCGTCGTCGGGCCCAGATCCCGGGCCGTCATCGCCAAGCTGGCACCGGACCTGGCAGCGGACGGGGGGCTGGAGGCGGAAGCCTTCCCGTTCATGACCTTCCGCGAAACCACCCTCGCCTCCGGCGTGCAGGCCCGGATCTGCCGGATCTCGTTCTCCGGCGAACTGGCCTACGAGATCAACGTGCCGTCCTGGTACGGGTTGAACACCTGGGAAGCAGTGGCAGCCGCAGGCGCCGAATTCGGCATCACCCCCTACGGCACCGAGACCATGCACGTGCTCCGCGCCGAGAAGGGCTACCCGATCGTCGGCCAGGACACCGACGGCACCGTCACCCCGCAGGACGCGGGCATGGAATGGGTGGTGTCCAAGGCCAAGGACTTCATCGGCAAGCGGTCCTATGCCCGGGCCGATGCCGGGCGCGAGGACCGCAAGCACCTGGTCAGCGTGCTGCCCGTGGACCGTTCCTTCCGGCTCCCCGAAGGGACCCAGCTGGTGGAGCAGGGCATCAGCACCGACCCTGCCTCCGGTCCCGTCCCGATGCAGGGCTTCGTCACCTCCAGTTACTCCAGCGCCGCCCTGGAGCGGACCTTCGCCCTGGCGCTGATCAAGAACGGCCGCAACCGCATCGGTGAGACCCTGGTGGCCGCCGCAGGCGACCAGCTGGTCGACGTGGTCATCGCCGAGACCGTACTTTTCGACCCCGAAGGGACCCGCAAGGATGGCTGA
- a CDS encoding sarcosine oxidase subunit beta family protein has translation MMADLLPEHPDFLWHNPDPKKSYDAVIVGGGGHGLATAYFLAKNHGMTNIAVLEKGWLAGGNMARNTTIIRSNYLWDESAAIYEHALKLWEMLPEELEYDFLFSQRGVMNLAHTLGDVRESMRRVGANKLNGVDAEWLDPQQVKELCPILNISDNIRYPVMGATYQPRAGIAKHDHVAWAFARKCDELGVDIIQNCEVTGFLKDGNRVVGVETNRGTIATEKVGLCAAGHSSVLAEMAGFRLPIQSHPLQALVSELHEPVHPTVVMSNHVHVYVSQAHKGELVMGAGVDSYNGYGQRGSFHVIEHQMAAAVELFPIFARAHVLRTWGGIVDTTLDASPIIGTTPVDNMFVNCGWGTGGFKGTPAAGLTFAHTIATGTPHDLNKPFALERFETGALIDEHGAAAVAH, from the coding sequence ATGATGGCCGATCTTCTTCCGGAGCACCCGGACTTCCTCTGGCACAACCCCGACCCCAAGAAGAGCTACGACGCCGTGATCGTCGGCGGCGGCGGGCACGGCCTCGCCACCGCCTACTTCCTGGCCAAGAACCACGGCATGACCAACATCGCGGTCCTGGAGAAGGGGTGGCTGGCCGGCGGCAACATGGCCCGGAACACCACCATCATCCGCTCCAACTACCTCTGGGACGAGAGCGCCGCCATCTACGAGCACGCCCTCAAGCTCTGGGAGATGCTGCCCGAAGAGCTCGAATACGACTTCCTGTTCAGCCAGCGCGGTGTGATGAACCTGGCCCACACCCTGGGGGACGTGCGCGAGAGCATGCGCCGGGTCGGAGCGAACAAGCTCAACGGCGTGGACGCCGAGTGGCTCGACCCCCAGCAGGTCAAGGAACTGTGCCCCATCCTGAACATCAGCGACAACATCCGCTACCCGGTGATGGGCGCCACGTACCAGCCGCGCGCCGGCATTGCGAAGCATGACCACGTGGCCTGGGCCTTTGCGCGCAAATGCGACGAACTCGGCGTGGACATCATCCAGAACTGCGAGGTCACGGGTTTCCTGAAGGACGGGAACCGCGTCGTGGGCGTCGAGACCAACCGGGGGACCATCGCCACCGAGAAGGTAGGGCTGTGCGCTGCCGGCCACAGCTCGGTCCTGGCGGAGATGGCCGGCTTCCGGCTGCCCATCCAGTCCCACCCCCTGCAGGCACTGGTCTCCGAACTGCACGAACCGGTCCACCCCACCGTGGTCATGTCGAACCACGTGCACGTCTACGTCTCCCAGGCCCACAAGGGCGAACTGGTCATGGGCGCCGGCGTCGACTCCTACAACGGATACGGCCAGCGCGGGTCCTTCCACGTGATCGAACACCAGATGGCTGCCGCCGTCGAGCTGTTCCCCATCTTCGCGCGGGCGCACGTCCTGCGGACCTGGGGTGGGATCGTCGACACCACGCTCGACGCCTCACCCATCATCGGCACCACGCCAGTGGACAACATGTTCGTCAACTGCGGCTGGGGTACCGGCGGATTCAAGGGGACGCCCGCGGCCGGGCTCACCTTCGCCCACACCATCGCCACGGGGACGCCGCACGACCTGAACAAGCCGTTCGCGCTGGAGCGTTTCGAGACCGGCGCCCTGATCGACGAACACGGCGCGGCCGCCGTGGCCCACTAG
- the purU gene encoding formyltetrahydrofolate deformylase — MTLVATDSSTSTLPQSEARTEDQTQRFVLTLSCVERAGIVQAVTTFLFERGFNIDEHQQFDDGLRQTLHLRSAFSGSSAFDPERLQEEFRPIADLFDMKFSFHDQTKQRILVMVSKFGHCLNDLLFRWRGGSLGGEIALVVSNHETHRAMVEAAGLPFIHLPVIPETKSDAERRLLELVDEHDIDLVVLARYMQVLSDDLCRALEGRAINIHHSFLPGFKGARPYHQAYDRGVKLVGATAHYVTAELDEGPIIEQEVIRVDHSYGPTALSTVGQDAEALALSRAVRWHCEHRVLLDRTSTVVFR; from the coding sequence ATGACCCTAGTGGCGACAGATTCATCGACCAGCACGCTTCCCCAGTCCGAGGCCCGCACGGAAGACCAGACGCAGAGGTTCGTGCTGACGCTGTCGTGCGTCGAACGTGCGGGCATCGTCCAGGCGGTCACCACCTTTCTCTTCGAACGTGGTTTCAACATCGACGAGCACCAGCAGTTCGATGACGGCCTCCGCCAGACACTGCATCTGCGCTCCGCCTTCTCGGGCTCCTCGGCCTTCGACCCGGAGCGGCTCCAGGAGGAGTTCCGCCCCATCGCCGACCTCTTCGACATGAAGTTCAGCTTCCATGACCAGACGAAGCAACGCATCCTCGTCATGGTGTCCAAGTTCGGCCACTGCCTGAACGACCTGCTCTTCCGCTGGCGCGGCGGCAGTCTGGGGGGTGAGATCGCCCTCGTGGTCTCCAACCATGAGACCCACCGGGCCATGGTCGAGGCCGCCGGCCTCCCCTTCATCCACCTCCCGGTCATTCCCGAGACGAAGTCGGATGCCGAACGCCGCCTGCTGGAACTGGTGGACGAGCATGACATCGACCTCGTGGTGCTGGCCCGGTACATGCAGGTCCTGTCCGACGACCTCTGCCGCGCCCTCGAGGGCCGTGCGATCAACATCCACCATTCGTTCCTTCCGGGATTCAAGGGTGCACGCCCCTACCACCAGGCCTACGATCGCGGCGTCAAACTGGTCGGCGCAACGGCCCACTACGTGACGGCGGAACTGGACGAAGGGCCCATCATCGAACAGGAAGTGATCAGGGTGGACCACAGCTATGGACCGACCGCCCTTTCGACGGTCGGTCAGGACGCCGAAGCACTGGCTCTCTCACGCGCGGTGCGGTGGCACTGTGAGCACCGCGTGCTGCTGGACCGGACCAGCACCGTCGTGTTCCGGTAA
- a CDS encoding sarcosine oxidase subunit delta: MLLISCPNCGSRDETEFHYGGQAHVPYPEDPAALDDRQWAEFLFYRDNTKGAFAERWLHSTGCRQWFNMLRETVTYEIQTVYPMGAARPDRAAAAPESGTASTAPDSTTTGTSAPDISGTSTAPATSADTTAPEGASW; the protein is encoded by the coding sequence ATGCTCCTCATCTCATGCCCCAACTGCGGCTCCCGCGACGAGACCGAATTCCACTACGGTGGCCAGGCCCACGTGCCCTACCCGGAGGATCCGGCAGCGCTGGATGACCGCCAGTGGGCCGAGTTCCTGTTCTACCGGGACAACACCAAGGGGGCCTTCGCCGAACGCTGGCTCCACAGCACCGGCTGCCGCCAGTGGTTCAACATGCTCCGCGAGACGGTGACCTACGAGATCCAGACCGTCTACCCGATGGGCGCGGCACGCCCGGACAGGGCCGCCGCGGCACCTGAGTCCGGCACCGCCAGCACCGCCCCGGACAGCACCACCACCGGGACATCGGCTCCCGACATCTCCGGCACGAGCACGGCCCCCGCAACCTCAGCCGACACCACCGCCCCGGAAGGAGCATCCTGGTGA
- the glyA gene encoding serine hydroxymethyltransferase, translating into MVDVLTRSLAETDPQVHAAVQQELLRQQGTLEMIASENFAPTAVMEAQGSVLTNKYAEGYPGKRYYGGCEHVDVIEQLAIDRLTSLFGADFANVQPHSGAQANAAAMFALIQPGDTILGLNLAHGGHLTHGMRINFSGKLYRVVPYGVREEDHLVDMAEVERLAVENNPQLIVAGWSAYSRQLDFAEFRRIADRVGAYLMVDMAHFAGLVAAGLHPSPVPHAHIVTSTTHKTLGGPRGGVILTNDAAIAKKVNSAVFPGQQGGPLEHVIAAKAVAFKLAAEPEFRDRQERTLEGARIIAERMLSADVAESGVTVVSGGTDVHLVLVDLRTSELDGQQGEDRLHRIGITVNRNAVPFDPRPPMVSSGLRIGTPALATRGFGRTEFTEVADIIAAALTREFSDETVAELRQRVEILAHKFPLYPNLSSDATEVA; encoded by the coding sequence ATGGTCGACGTTCTGACCCGCTCGCTCGCAGAGACCGATCCCCAGGTCCATGCCGCCGTGCAGCAGGAACTGCTACGCCAGCAGGGCACTCTCGAGATGATCGCCTCCGAGAACTTCGCCCCGACCGCGGTCATGGAGGCGCAGGGATCCGTCCTGACCAACAAGTACGCCGAAGGCTACCCGGGCAAGCGGTACTACGGCGGCTGCGAGCACGTCGACGTCATCGAGCAACTGGCCATCGACCGCCTCACGTCATTGTTCGGTGCCGACTTCGCGAATGTGCAGCCCCATTCGGGTGCCCAGGCCAATGCAGCGGCGATGTTCGCCCTCATCCAGCCCGGCGACACCATCCTGGGACTGAACCTCGCGCACGGTGGCCACCTGACACATGGGATGCGCATCAACTTCTCCGGCAAGCTCTACAGGGTCGTCCCGTACGGGGTGCGTGAGGAAGACCACCTGGTCGACATGGCCGAGGTCGAGCGCCTGGCGGTCGAGAACAATCCACAGCTGATCGTCGCCGGCTGGTCCGCCTACTCCCGGCAGCTGGACTTCGCCGAGTTCCGCCGCATCGCGGACCGGGTAGGCGCCTACCTGATGGTGGACATGGCGCACTTCGCAGGCCTGGTGGCTGCAGGGCTCCATCCCAGCCCCGTTCCTCACGCCCACATCGTCACGAGCACCACCCACAAGACCCTCGGTGGCCCGCGCGGTGGTGTGATCCTGACCAATGATGCCGCCATCGCCAAGAAGGTCAATTCCGCAGTGTTCCCCGGACAGCAGGGCGGTCCGCTGGAGCACGTCATCGCCGCGAAGGCCGTCGCGTTCAAGCTCGCTGCCGAGCCGGAATTCCGCGACCGCCAGGAACGCACCCTGGAAGGGGCCCGCATCATCGCGGAACGCATGCTGTCCGCCGACGTCGCGGAGTCAGGGGTGACCGTGGTCAGCGGTGGCACCGATGTGCACCTGGTCCTGGTGGATCTGCGCACGTCGGAACTGGACGGCCAGCAGGGCGAAGACCGCCTGCACCGGATCGGCATCACGGTCAACCGCAACGCCGTGCCTTTCGACCCGCGTCCGCCCATGGTCTCGTCCGGTCTCCGTATCGGCACACCGGCGCTGGCCACGCGTGGCTTCGGCAGGACGGAGTTCACCGAGGTCGCGGACATCATCGCCGCGGCACTCACGCGCGAGTTCAGCGACGAGACCGTGGCGGAACTCCGGCAGCGGGTCGAGATCCTGGCCCACAAGTTCCCCCTCTACCCCAACCTCTCCTCCGACGCGACCGAGGTGGCATGA
- a CDS encoding GcvT family protein, which yields MASTPNIVIIGAGIVGTNLADELVTRGWNNITVLDQGPLNMPGGSTSHAPGLVFQTNPSKTMASFARYTVEKFLSLTEDGVSCFDQVGGLEVATTEARLADLKRKLGYAASWGISGKILSSAECKELYPLLNEEDILGGLHVPTDGLARAARAVQLLIKRTEAAGVQYLGNTTVTGIEQSDRRVTGVVTADGVIPADIVVSCAGFWGARIGEMIGMVVPLLPLAHQYVKTTPVPARKGHNELPDGASLPILRHQDRDLYYREHGDRYGIGSYAHRPMPVDLDDLGSYDPDSISDHNMPSRLDFTLEDFLPAWEDTKQLLPALRECEIEDGFNGIFSFTPDGGALVGESKELDNFFVAEAVWVTHSAGIARAVAELLTTGKSQIDLGECDIHRFEEVQLTPEYVSETSQQNFVEIYDVLHPLQPKLSPRNLRVSPFHARHKALGGFFLESGGWERPYWFEANADLLKEMPAEWQPPARDAWSAMFSSPIAAAEAWKTRTAVAMYDMTPLKRLEVSGPGALKLLQGLTTGDLSKKPGAVTYTLLLDSAGGIRSDITVARLSEDTFQLGANGNIDTAYFERAARHQTESGTAGDWVRVRDTTGGTCCIGLWGPLARDLISTVSSDDFSNDGLRYFRAKQVVIGGVSVTAMRLSYVGELGWELYTSADNGQRLWDALWKAGQPYGVIAAGRAAFSSLRLEKGYRSWGTDMTTEHDPLEAGLGFAVKMTKEDFVGKAALEGRTEENSARRLRCLTVDDGRSLVLGKEPVFYKDQAVGYVTSAAYGYTVAKPIAYAYLPAEVSLGDSVEIAYFGRRIQATVTADPLYDPTMTRLRG from the coding sequence ATGGCATCGACGCCAAACATCGTCATCATCGGAGCTGGGATCGTCGGCACGAACCTCGCGGACGAACTGGTCACCCGGGGATGGAACAACATCACGGTCCTGGACCAGGGGCCCCTGAACATGCCCGGGGGTTCCACGTCCCACGCCCCGGGCCTCGTCTTCCAGACGAACCCCTCGAAGACCATGGCCTCGTTCGCCAGGTACACCGTCGAGAAGTTCCTGTCCCTGACCGAGGACGGCGTCAGTTGCTTCGACCAGGTCGGAGGCCTCGAAGTCGCCACCACAGAGGCACGCCTGGCGGATCTGAAGCGGAAGCTCGGATATGCCGCTTCCTGGGGAATCAGTGGAAAGATCCTCTCCAGCGCCGAGTGCAAGGAGCTCTACCCGCTCCTGAACGAGGAGGACATCCTGGGCGGGCTCCACGTCCCGACCGACGGCCTGGCGCGTGCCGCCCGTGCCGTCCAGCTGCTGATCAAGCGCACGGAAGCCGCAGGCGTCCAGTACCTGGGCAACACCACGGTCACGGGCATCGAGCAGTCCGACCGTCGCGTGACCGGTGTCGTGACTGCGGACGGTGTCATCCCCGCCGACATCGTGGTCTCCTGCGCAGGCTTCTGGGGCGCCAGGATCGGCGAGATGATCGGCATGGTCGTCCCCCTCCTCCCCCTGGCCCACCAGTACGTGAAAACCACTCCGGTGCCGGCCCGCAAGGGCCACAACGAACTTCCCGACGGAGCGTCGCTGCCGATCCTGCGTCACCAGGACCGGGACCTCTACTACCGCGAACACGGCGACCGCTACGGCATCGGTTCCTACGCGCACCGTCCCATGCCCGTGGACCTCGATGACCTGGGCTCCTACGACCCGGACAGCATCAGCGATCACAACATGCCCTCCCGTCTCGATTTCACCCTGGAGGACTTCCTCCCGGCCTGGGAGGACACCAAGCAACTGCTTCCGGCACTGCGGGAATGCGAGATCGAGGACGGCTTCAACGGCATCTTCTCCTTCACCCCCGATGGCGGGGCCCTGGTGGGTGAGTCCAAGGAGCTCGACAACTTCTTCGTGGCCGAAGCCGTCTGGGTGACCCACTCGGCCGGTATCGCCCGGGCCGTCGCTGAGCTCCTGACCACAGGCAAGTCCCAGATCGACCTCGGTGAATGCGACATCCACCGTTTCGAAGAGGTCCAGCTGACCCCCGAGTACGTCAGCGAGACGTCCCAGCAGAACTTCGTGGAGATCTACGACGTCCTGCACCCGCTGCAGCCCAAGCTGTCCCCCCGCAACCTCCGCGTCAGCCCTTTCCACGCCCGCCACAAGGCCCTGGGCGGGTTCTTCCTGGAGTCCGGCGGATGGGAGCGCCCCTACTGGTTCGAAGCGAACGCGGACCTGCTCAAGGAGATGCCGGCCGAGTGGCAGCCCCCGGCCCGCGACGCCTGGTCCGCGATGTTCAGCTCGCCCATCGCAGCCGCTGAAGCCTGGAAGACCCGCACCGCGGTGGCCATGTACGACATGACCCCACTCAAGCGCCTCGAGGTCTCCGGCCCGGGAGCACTGAAGCTGCTGCAGGGGCTCACCACCGGGGACCTGTCGAAGAAGCCCGGGGCAGTCACCTACACCCTCCTGCTGGACAGCGCCGGCGGCATCCGGAGCGACATCACCGTGGCCCGGCTGAGCGAGGACACCTTCCAGCTCGGAGCCAACGGAAACATCGACACCGCCTACTTCGAGCGGGCCGCACGCCACCAGACCGAGAGCGGAACCGCCGGCGACTGGGTACGGGTGCGCGACACGACAGGCGGCACCTGCTGTATCGGCTTGTGGGGCCCCCTCGCCCGGGACCTGATCAGCACTGTCAGCAGCGACGACTTCTCCAACGACGGTCTTCGCTACTTCCGGGCCAAGCAGGTCGTCATCGGCGGCGTCAGCGTGACCGCGATGCGTTTGTCCTACGTCGGCGAGCTGGGCTGGGAACTGTACACGAGCGCGGACAACGGCCAGCGCCTCTGGGATGCCCTGTGGAAAGCCGGGCAGCCCTACGGCGTCATCGCCGCGGGTCGGGCCGCCTTCAGCTCGCTGCGCCTGGAGAAGGGCTACCGCTCCTGGGGCACCGACATGACCACCGAGCACGACCCCCTGGAAGCCGGCCTCGGATTCGCCGTGAAGATGACCAAGGAGGACTTCGTCGGAAAGGCTGCCCTGGAAGGCCGCACCGAGGAGAACTCCGCCCGCCGCTTGCGCTGCCTGACGGTCGACGACGGACGGAGCCTCGTGCTGGGCAAGGAACCGGTCTTCTACAAGGACCAGGCAGTCGGCTACGTCACCAGTGCCGCCTACGGCTACACGGTCGCCAAACCGATCGCCTACGCGTATCTTCCTGCCGAAGTCAGCCTCGGGGACTCGGTGGAGATCGCGTACTTCGGACGGCGCATCCAGGCCACCGTCACCGCGGATCCGCTCTACGACCCCACGATGACCAGGCTCCGCGGCTGA
- a CDS encoding GntR family transcriptional regulator, with translation MALEVLAVADEAKRSLADVAYERIRDRLLMLDIKPGDLINDDALAKDLGVGRTPVREALKRLELDRLVVSYPRRGTFATRVEVTDLAFISEIRTQLEPLAASRAARVATESMKEQLRAVIRAVESFDTSAASVVETLRLDARVHQGIYAAAGNPHLEDVLIRYDNLATRIWCMVLDRLPDLSRHVHEHVDLLRAVIDGDEARAAELARNHVSGFEHAVREALFAA, from the coding sequence ATGGCTTTGGAAGTTCTGGCAGTCGCCGATGAGGCAAAGAGGTCGTTGGCCGATGTGGCCTACGAGCGCATCCGGGACCGGCTGCTGATGCTCGACATCAAGCCCGGCGACCTCATCAACGACGACGCCCTCGCCAAGGACCTCGGTGTCGGCCGGACCCCGGTGCGTGAAGCCCTGAAGCGGCTGGAGCTGGACCGCCTCGTCGTCTCCTATCCACGGAGGGGTACTTTCGCCACCCGGGTGGAGGTCACCGACCTCGCGTTCATCTCCGAGATCCGCACCCAGCTCGAGCCGCTTGCCGCCTCGCGGGCAGCGCGGGTGGCGACGGAGTCGATGAAGGAGCAGTTGCGCGCCGTGATCCGCGCGGTCGAGTCCTTCGACACGAGTGCCGCTTCGGTCGTCGAGACCCTGCGGCTGGATGCCCGCGTGCACCAGGGCATCTACGCGGCGGCCGGCAACCCCCACCTCGAAGACGTCCTGATTCGCTACGACAATCTGGCGACGCGGATCTGGTGCATGGTCCTGGACCGCCTTCCCGACCTCTCCCGTCATGTGCACGAGCACGTGGACCTGCTGCGCGCGGTCATCGACGGAGACGAGGCCCGGGCCGCGGAGCTCGCGCGGAACCACGTCAGTGGTTTCGAGCATGCGGTGCGCGAAGCGCTCTTTGCCGCCTGA